A window from Aquiluna borgnonia encodes these proteins:
- a CDS encoding SDR family oxidoreductase, protein MSKVAIITGAASGFGLGLSKELASRGWVVFATDRDSAAVEATKSFGAIPRRADVTIPSDLSAVVQEAIADYGSVDLMVANAGYGNFSSVEETTAEEVRRIFEVNFFGVENSIRSVLPQMRKQRSGRIIITTSVVAHVTLVGLGWYSATKQALKAVANALRQETKWLGIDVCTVEPGTSKTGFGSVAFELLDSGRAVGDYDRVMTGLNKWLGGLYRISPGPDKVVKKMLKAATSPRPRAHYPASWDVRAFKIAFYLLPKSWLDAVVLWLAKR, encoded by the coding sequence ATGAGCAAAGTCGCCATCATCACTGGAGCGGCCTCCGGCTTCGGCCTGGGTCTTTCTAAAGAGCTAGCTTCCCGAGGCTGGGTGGTCTTCGCAACCGACCGGGATTCAGCTGCGGTTGAGGCCACCAAATCCTTTGGGGCTATCCCAAGGCGGGCCGACGTAACCATTCCCTCAGACCTGAGCGCTGTGGTTCAAGAGGCAATAGCTGATTACGGCAGCGTTGACCTAATGGTGGCAAATGCCGGCTACGGCAACTTCTCCTCGGTTGAAGAGACCACTGCGGAGGAAGTCCGGCGTATTTTCGAGGTCAATTTCTTTGGTGTTGAAAACTCAATCCGAAGCGTGCTTCCCCAGATGCGCAAGCAGCGTTCTGGGCGAATTATCATCACAACCAGCGTCGTGGCACACGTCACACTGGTTGGCCTGGGCTGGTACTCGGCGACCAAGCAAGCCCTCAAAGCAGTTGCGAACGCGTTGCGTCAAGAAACCAAGTGGCTCGGTATTGATGTCTGCACGGTTGAACCCGGAACCTCAAAGACGGGATTCGGGTCGGTAGCATTCGAGCTACTAGACAGTGGCCGGGCTGTGGGTGACTACGACAGGGTCATGACCGGCTTAAATAAATGGCTCGGCGGTCTCTACCGAATCTCACCCGGGCCAGACAAAGTTGTCAAGAAAATGCTCAAGGCAGCTACGTCGCCAAGACCGAGGGCTCACTACCCCGCCAGCTGGGATGTCCGCGCATTCAAGATTGCTTTCTATCTCTTGCCCAAGTCTTGGCTGGATGCGGTGGTGCTATGGCTCGCAAAGCGCTAG
- a CDS encoding DoxX family protein has product MARKALGLPIGSWVVVVLFTASGVLHLVNPGAFLWLMPPWLPEPELLVVLSGVAELVSAVGLILKARWAPMLTVLTLLAIWPANWWFAIDSLSSAPDVALAAWLRLPLQLPLLWWAWSAQKSISS; this is encoded by the coding sequence ATGGCTCGCAAAGCGCTAGGACTTCCGATTGGGAGCTGGGTGGTGGTGGTTTTGTTCACTGCCTCAGGTGTGCTGCACCTTGTGAACCCCGGGGCCTTTTTGTGGCTCATGCCCCCGTGGCTCCCTGAACCCGAACTGCTAGTTGTGCTCTCTGGCGTTGCCGAACTGGTAAGCGCAGTGGGGCTAATTTTGAAAGCTCGTTGGGCCCCGATGCTCACCGTTCTAACCCTGTTGGCGATCTGGCCAGCGAACTGGTGGTTCGCGATAGATAGCCTCAGCAGCGCTCCAGATGTTGCCCTGGCAGCCTGGCTCAGGCTGCCCCTGCAGCTTCCACTGCTCTGGTGGGCTTGGTCTGCACAGAAGTCAATATCGTCCTAG
- a CDS encoding PTS sugar transporter subunit IIA: MSHPITTPEIVIVEIDAQTKEQAVRQLAEKLLAAGRLTALDAYLEAVAAREEHFPTGIEGGVAIPHAQSDLVTIPSVAVATTSKGIDFGADDGASHLIFLIAAPASGENTHLEILGSLARKIMHEEFRDRLRAESDPAEIASIVTKEVQK; the protein is encoded by the coding sequence ATGTCCCACCCAATCACAACGCCTGAAATCGTCATCGTCGAGATCGACGCACAAACTAAAGAGCAGGCTGTTCGTCAGCTAGCGGAGAAGCTATTGGCCGCAGGTCGCCTAACCGCTTTGGATGCTTACCTTGAGGCTGTTGCAGCGCGCGAAGAGCACTTTCCGACCGGCATCGAAGGTGGTGTTGCGATCCCGCACGCCCAATCTGACCTGGTAACCATCCCTTCGGTTGCCGTGGCAACCACAAGCAAGGGAATCGACTTCGGCGCCGATGACGGTGCTTCTCATCTGATCTTCCTGATTGCAGCGCCTGCTTCAGGAGAAAACACCCACCTGGAGATTCTCGGCTCACTGGCTCGCAAGATCATGCACGAGGAATTCCGGGACCGCCTTCGCGCCGAGTCCGATCCGGCCGAAATCGCTTCAATTGTGACCAAGGAGGTCCAGAAATAA
- a CDS encoding PTS fructose transporter subunit IIB, with amino-acid sequence MAKVVCVTSCITGIAHTYMAAEALEQAGKKLGHEVIVETQGSAGSNPLKQDVIDSADAVIFAVDLEVKDRQRFNGKPYIQVGVAKAMKSAVELVEQVLQSAADGTAAKVGEGSPAKEAEAKTPSEPKEKKGGLFGGLFGKK; translated from the coding sequence ATGGCAAAGGTAGTTTGCGTAACATCTTGCATCACCGGCATCGCCCACACTTACATGGCCGCCGAGGCCCTGGAGCAGGCAGGTAAGAAACTGGGTCACGAGGTAATCGTTGAGACCCAGGGTTCGGCAGGTTCCAACCCGCTCAAGCAGGATGTAATCGATTCTGCAGATGCGGTAATTTTTGCCGTTGACCTTGAGGTCAAGGACCGTCAGCGCTTCAATGGCAAGCCTTACATCCAGGTGGGTGTGGCAAAGGCCATGAAGAGCGCAGTAGAACTCGTCGAGCAGGTGTTGCAGTCAGCTGCTGACGGAACCGCAGCCAAGGTTGGTGAGGGTTCACCAGCCAAGGAGGCAGAAGCAAAGACTCCTTCTGAACCTAAAGAAAAGAAGGGTGGCCTCTTCGGAGGCCTATTTGGCAAAAAGTAA
- a CDS encoding PTS fructose transporter subunit IIC, with the protein MSNVSTGTKVRQWLMTGVSYMIPFVAAGGILIALGFLLGAIGFGTDGIHAYDAEKMQIAGDYDVLNIGYWAFVIFWFGKAAFAFFVPVLAAYIAYAIADRPGLVPGFVAGALATGLDGNPLGTGTGFLGAILGGFIAGGVALWISRWSVPNWIRPVMPVVVIPLLASLITGLAMVLVLKAPVSALITGLTSWLNGLSGGALAVLGLILGLMMAFDMGGPVNKVAYTFAVTGLATAGAAVSATEFQIMAIVMAAGMTPPLGLALATNLRKKAFSESEQENGKAAWLLGASFISEGAIPFAAADPVRVIPSIMIGSGLTGALVALFGNELRAPHGGIFVFPLVSDWFTYVLAIAIGTVVTALLVLVAKGLGNKAA; encoded by the coding sequence GTGAGTAACGTAAGCACAGGCACCAAGGTTCGTCAGTGGCTGATGACCGGTGTTTCATACATGATTCCATTTGTTGCAGCAGGTGGAATTCTTATCGCCCTCGGATTCCTGCTCGGTGCAATCGGGTTTGGAACTGACGGCATCCACGCATATGACGCAGAGAAGATGCAGATTGCTGGTGACTACGACGTTCTAAACATCGGTTACTGGGCATTCGTTATCTTCTGGTTCGGTAAGGCTGCATTCGCATTCTTCGTTCCAGTTCTAGCTGCCTACATCGCGTATGCAATTGCTGACCGCCCAGGTCTGGTTCCAGGATTCGTTGCCGGTGCTCTTGCTACCGGTCTAGACGGAAACCCACTGGGAACCGGCACCGGCTTCCTCGGCGCAATCCTCGGTGGTTTCATCGCCGGTGGCGTTGCCCTGTGGATCAGCCGCTGGAGCGTTCCAAACTGGATCCGCCCAGTTATGCCAGTTGTGGTTATCCCTCTTCTAGCATCGCTGATCACTGGTCTAGCCATGGTGTTGGTCCTCAAGGCTCCAGTCTCCGCTCTAATCACCGGTCTAACCTCATGGCTGAACGGTCTCTCGGGTGGCGCACTTGCAGTCCTAGGTCTAATCCTTGGTTTGATGATGGCATTCGACATGGGTGGCCCAGTTAACAAGGTTGCCTACACCTTCGCCGTTACCGGTCTTGCAACCGCAGGTGCTGCAGTTTCAGCAACTGAGTTCCAGATCATGGCAATTGTTATGGCTGCTGGTATGACTCCTCCGCTAGGTCTAGCTCTTGCTACCAACCTGCGTAAGAAGGCATTCAGCGAGTCCGAGCAGGAGAACGGCAAGGCAGCTTGGCTTTTGGGTGCGTCCTTCATCTCTGAGGGTGCGATTCCATTCGCTGCTGCTGACCCAGTTCGCGTTATCCCATCGATCATGATCGGTTCCGGTCTAACCGGTGCACTGGTTGCCCTATTCGGCAACGAGCTACGCGCACCTCACGGTGGAATCTTCGTGTTCCCACTGGTTAGCGACTGGTTCACCTACGTGCTAGCAATCGCAATCGGTACCGTTGTCACCGCCCTACTGGTCCTCGTGGCTAAGGGTCTAGGCAACAAGGCTGCATAA
- a CDS encoding Txe/YoeB family addiction module toxin has protein sequence MKPKLAFDPGAWDEYLFWVAQDKKVANRINRLLEEVLRTPRAGSGKPEQLKGFSQEVWSRRITLEHRLVYVLQDDLVIVQSCRFHY, from the coding sequence GTGAAGCCAAAACTTGCCTTCGATCCAGGGGCATGGGATGAATACCTGTTTTGGGTGGCCCAGGATAAAAAAGTTGCCAACCGAATAAACCGGCTGCTGGAGGAAGTCCTCCGCACACCCCGAGCAGGCAGCGGCAAACCAGAGCAACTCAAAGGCTTTTCCCAGGAGGTCTGGTCTCGGCGGATAACGCTGGAACATCGATTAGTTTACGTTCTGCAGGATGATTTGGTTATCGTGCAGTCCTGCCGATTTCACTATTAA
- a CDS encoding type II toxin-antitoxin system Phd/YefM family antitoxin, producing MMTNLTAFRQNLYQHVRDVLADETSGITITTKGGAVELVNALELNSLREFHHLFASPANAKRLLESLDRTSKGEFRQVSLEELKTLVGE from the coding sequence GGCAGAACCTGTATCAGCATGTCCGAGATGTTTTAGCAGACGAGACGTCAGGTATTACCATCACCACCAAAGGTGGTGCGGTTGAGCTGGTCAACGCGTTGGAACTTAACTCTCTCAGAGAGTTCCATCACCTCTTTGCCTCGCCCGCTAACGCCAAGCGACTACTGGAATCGCTTGATAGAACGTCTAAGGGTGAATTCCGACAGGTGAGTTTGGAGGAGCTAAAGACGCTGGTTGGTGAGTGA